A genome region from Columba livia isolate bColLiv1 breed racing homer chromosome 2, bColLiv1.pat.W.v2, whole genome shotgun sequence includes the following:
- the LOC102092546 gene encoding tubulin beta-2 chain: MREIVHIQAGQCGNQIGAKFWEVISDEHGIDPTGSYHGDSDLQLERINVYYNEATGNKYVPRAILVDLEPGTMDSVRSGPFGQIFRPDNFVFGQSGAGNNWAKGHYTEGAELVDSVLDVVRKESESCDCLQGFQLTHSLGGGTGSGMGTLLISKIREEYPDRIMNTFSVMPSPKVSDTVVEPYNATLSVHQLVENTDETYCIDNEALYDICFRTLKLTTPTYGDLNHLVSATMSGVTTCLRFPGQLNADLRKLAVNMVPFPRLHFFMPGFAPLTSRGSQQYRALTVPELTQQMFDSKNMMAACDPRHGRYLTVAAIFRGRMSMKEVDEQMLNVQNKNSSYFVEWIPNNVKTAVCDIPPRGLKMSATFIGNSTAIQELFKRISEQFTAMFRRKAFLHWYTGEGMDEMEFTEAESNMNDLVSEYQQYQDATADEQGEFEEEGEEDEA; this comes from the exons ATGCGTGAGATCGTGCACATCCAGGCCGGGCAGTGCGGCAACCAGATCGGCGCCAAG TTCTGGGAGGTCATCAGCGATGAGCACGGCATTGACCCCACTGGCAGCTACCACGGGGACAGCgacctgcagctggagaggaTCAATGTCTACTACAATGAAGCCACTG GTAACAAGTATGTCCCACGGGCCATCCTGGTGGATCTGGAGCCTGGCACAATGGACTCTGTGCGCTCCGGCCCTTTTGGACAGATCTTCCGCCCTGACAACTTTGTCTTTG GTCAGAGTGGGGCTGGCAACAACTGGGCTAAGGGGCACTACACAGAAGGTGCTGAGCTGGTGGACTCTGTCCTGGATGTGGTGAGGAAGGAGTCGGAGAGCTGTGACTGCCTCCAGGGCTTCCAGTTGACCCACTCGCTGGGTGGCGGCACGGGCTCTGGGATGGGCACCCTCCTCATCAGCAAGATCCGGGAGGAGTACCCCGACCGCATCATGAACACCTTCAGCGTCATGCCCTCGCCCAAGGTGTCGGACACGGTGGTGGAGCCCTACAATGCCACCCTCTCTGTGCACCAGCTGGTGGAGAACACGGATGAGACCTACTGCATCGACAACGAGGCCCTGTACGACATTTGCTTTCGCACCCTGAAGCTGACCACTCCCACGTACGGGGACCTCAACCACCTGGTGTCGGCCACCATGAGCGGCGTGACCACCTGCCTCCGCTTCCCCGGGCAGCTGAACGCTGACCTGCGCAAGCTGGCGGTCAACATGGTGCCTTTCCCCCGGCTGCACTTCTTCATGCCGGGCTTTGCCCCTCTCACCAGCCGCGGCAGCCAGCAGTACCGAGCCCTGACGGTGCCCGAGCTGACGCAGCAGATGTTCGACTCCAAGAACATGATGGCCGCCTGCGACCCCCGCCACGGTCGCTACCTGACGGTGGCCGCCATCTTCCGGGGACGCATGTCCATGAAGGAGGTGGACGAGCAGATGCTCAACGTGCAGAACAAGAACAGCAGCTACTTTGTGGAGTGGATCCCCAACAATGTGAAGACAGCCGTCTGTGACATCCCCCCGCGCGGCCTCAAGATGTCCGCCACCTTCATTGGCAACAGCACGGCCATTCAGGAGCTCTTCAAGAGGATCTCGGAGCAGTTCACGGCCATGTTCCGGCGCAAGGCTTTCTTGCACTGGTACACCGGTGAGGGCATGGATGAAATGGAGTTCACGGAGGCCGAGAGCAACATGAATGACCTGGTCTCCGAATACCAGCAATACCAGGATGCCACTGCTGACGAGCAGGGGGAGTTtgaagaggaaggggaggaggatgaAGCATGA